In Candidatus Kerfeldbacteria bacterium, a single genomic region encodes these proteins:
- a CDS encoding GatB/YqeY domain-containing protein codes for MTITERIDADLKQAMLKKEAKRLSVLRMLKSAIHNRAIADRVKELSDDQVAKVLKTESKKRKDSIEAYTTGGRRDLAQQESDEVDIIKEYLPAELDESAVQAIVDTVVGELGTGAAFGAVMKEVMARSAGQADGKLVSSLVKKKIGS; via the coding sequence ATGACCATTACTGAACGAATCGATGCTGACCTGAAGCAGGCCATGCTGAAGAAAGAGGCGAAGCGCCTCTCGGTATTGCGTATGCTTAAGAGCGCCATCCACAATCGCGCCATTGCCGATCGCGTCAAAGAATTATCAGACGATCAGGTGGCAAAAGTATTAAAAACAGAATCCAAGAAACGCAAAGATTCGATTGAGGCGTACACCACAGGCGGCCGGCGAGATTTAGCGCAACAGGAATCTGATGAAGTAGATATCATAAAAGAATATTTGCCCGCCGAACTTGACGAGTCTGCTGTTCAGGCAATCGTTGATACCGTGGTTGGGGAATTGGGGACTGGAGCGGCTTTTGGCGCCGTGATGAAAGAAGTGATGGCGCGCAGTGCTGGCCAGGCAGATGGCAAACTTGTTTCCTCGCTCGTCAAGAAAAAGATTGGTTCGTAG